In Humulus lupulus chromosome 7, drHumLupu1.1, whole genome shotgun sequence, the following are encoded in one genomic region:
- the LOC133790083 gene encoding auxin-induced protein 15A-like, with translation MGFRFPGVVHAKQLIQRSFSTAKDVPKGYLAVYVGKNKMTRFVIPGSYLNHPSFQELLGQAEEEFGFDHPMGALTIPCSEDAFINLVSSLN, from the coding sequence ATGGGTTTTCGTTTTCCCGGCGTAGTTCATGCTAAGCAACTTATTCAGAGGTCTTTTTCTACTGCAAAAGATGTTCCAAAAGGATATTTGGCAGTTTATGTTGGGAAGAACAAAATGACAAGATTTGTGATCCCTGGGTCATACTTGAACCATCCTTCATTCCAAGAATTGTTGGGTCAAGCTGAAGAAGAATTCGGATTTGATCATCCAATGGGTGCTCTAACAATTCCCTGCAGTGAAGATGCTTTCATCAATCTTGTTTCTAGCTTAAATTAA